One genomic window of Quercus robur chromosome 6, dhQueRobu3.1, whole genome shotgun sequence includes the following:
- the LOC126732383 gene encoding 50S ribosomal protein L29, chloroplastic: MLSLSIASPSTIIFSPKPHIPIPKSSSSSSFNGVKIQKHIRVPPQRVSFSPSSSVVMMSKRLDEMKEIRTKTTEEINEEVVDLKGELLMLRLQKSARNEFKSSEFGRMRKRIARMLTVKRERELEEGINKRLSRKLDRQWKKSIVVRPPPSLKKLQEEEAAAEAEKSA, from the exons ATGTTGAGTCTCTCAATTGCCTCACCTTCAACCATCATCTTCTCTCCAAAACCCCACATTCCAATCCCCAAATCCTCATCCTCCTCCTCATTCAATGGCGTTAAGATCCAAAAGCACATTCGCGTGCCTCCCCAGAGGGTCTCCTTCTCTCCATCGTCGTCGGTAGTGATGATGTCGAAGCGGTTGgatgaaatgaaagaaataaggACCAAAACCACTGAAGAAATTAACGAGGAGGTAGTGGACCTCAAGGGCGAGCTCCTCATGCTTCGCCTCCAGAAGTCCGCACGCAACGAGTTCAAGTCCAGCGAGTTCGGTCGCATGCGCAAAAGG ATTGCTCGTATGCTTACTGTTAAACGGGAAAGAGAGCTTGAGGAGGGAATCAACAAGAGGTTGTCAAGAAAGTTGGACCGACAATGGAAGAAAAGCATTGTTGTCAGACCACCTCCTTCTTTGAAGAAGTtgcaagaagaagaagcagctgCAGAAGCTGAGAAATCTGCATGA
- the LOC126689608 gene encoding G-type lectin S-receptor-like serine/threonine-protein kinase SD2-5, translated as MEISAYDDLRVITDNFNKELGRGGFGTIFEGILVDGTKVAVKCLDGFSQIKKSFLAKVKTIGNTHHFNLVRLIGFCIEKFHRLLVYEYMSNGSLDKWVFQKNPEMLLDWQHRKKIIMDVARGLTYLHEDCRQKIVHLDIKPHNILLDENFNAKVFNFGLSKLVDRDQSQVVTTMRGTPGYMAPEWLSSKITKKVDVYSFGVMVLEVLCGRKIFDHSQPEEAMHLLDFFKKKIGEDRLLDLVDKYSEDMQLHGLEVVNMMRVAT; from the exons ATGGAAATCTCAG CTTATGATGATTTGCGAGTCATAACAGATAATTTCAATAAGGAACTCGGTAGGGGAGGATTTGGCACAATTTTTGAAGGGATTCTAGTTGATGGCACAAAGGTTGCAGTGAAGTGTCTTGATGGTTTTAGTCaaatcaaaaaatcatttttagcTAAAGTTAAGACAATTGGAAACACTCATCATTTCAACTTGGTAAGATTGATTGGATTTTGTATTGAGAAATTTCATAGGCTTCTTGTTTATGAATACATGTCTAATGGGTCTTTAGATAAATGGGTATTCCAAAAAAATCCTGAGATGTTGCTTGATTGGCAACATAGAAAGAAGATCATCATGGACGTAGCAAGGGGACTAACTTATTTACATGAGGATTGCAGACAAAAAATAGTTCACTTGGATATTAAACCCCATAATATCCTCTTAGATGAGAACTTTAATGCAAAAGTCTTTAATTTTGGATTGTCTAAACTAGTTGATCGTGACCAGAGCCAAGTTGTGACAACCATGAGAGGAACTCCTGGCTATATGGCTCCAGAATGGTTgagttcaaaaattacaaaaaaagtgGATGTCTATAGCTTCGGAGTAATGGTCCTAGAGGTATTgtgtggaaggaaaatttttgatCACTCTCAGCCAGAGGAAGCAATGCATCTACTTgacttttttaagaaaaaaattggggAGGACCGATTGTTGGATCTAGTTGATAAGTATAGTGAAGATATGCAATTACATGGACTAGAAGTAGTGAATATGATGAGGGTTGCAACCTAG